One window of the Roseovarius sp. THAF9 genome contains the following:
- a CDS encoding glycosyltransferase family 2 protein, which produces MAEQDSSADDTPALPRWFDELRPGGEGEGFMERHLRHSLMFVRRPVNRLLVTFDNLSNVNNTSPDREPWACKFARDTNVSHLGVMAHVADWYRDAELIARFEKLRDDGFFDGYDRVVFAGVSMGGYAAIAFGSLVPGAHVMSVNPQSTLDTRLVPWETRYEGGRRQDWTLPLSDAASLTAGLGRVNIFYDPYHALDKQHVERFEGDNIRVFNCRYSVHKTAVFLRKIDALKPVMHAVLFDELEEAEFYRLYRGRRNLPWFKGSVAAYFKEKGRDELADRFAMAFRKRLRAKARREARADETQKPDAPNPDVAPAEAKTKVKPETRAEAETQAKPETQSVGVKVIPSPPNLGPRRNDRCGIVTTMKNEGPFMLEWVAYHRAIGFTDFLIYTNDCDDGTNRIGMRLEEMGLAKHVDNKIKKGGSPQRSALRKTLKEDFYKECDWVICADCDEFLNVRVGDRRLPDLFEATGEADAISLCWKIFGRGDKVAYEDKLVTEQFTWSAPEEYRDKYRALGLKTMFRPGRGATRFGVHRPKFDDGRPAEFIWKDGGGQLMPEAYYTTGWSAYGGFSHAFARLHHYSVRSIDSFLVKRDRGRTNHVDRDQGVAYWADMNLSIVEDKSLLPTVDRTRAEFDRLLQDDKLALLHAEACAWHQAKIATLKSSGEWAAFHALLTQINQPGQDPKECVALLKEHAAE; this is translated from the coding sequence ATGGCCGAGCAGGATAGTTCAGCAGACGACACGCCAGCGTTGCCCCGCTGGTTCGACGAGCTTCGACCCGGGGGCGAGGGCGAGGGTTTCATGGAGCGGCATCTGCGGCATTCGCTGATGTTCGTGCGGCGGCCGGTAAACCGCCTTTTGGTGACGTTCGACAACCTGAGCAACGTCAACAATACCTCGCCGGACCGCGAACCCTGGGCGTGCAAATTCGCGCGCGATACCAATGTGTCGCACCTTGGCGTGATGGCGCATGTGGCCGACTGGTACCGCGATGCCGAACTGATCGCGCGGTTCGAGAAGCTGCGGGACGACGGGTTCTTTGACGGCTATGATCGGGTGGTGTTCGCGGGCGTGTCGATGGGCGGGTATGCCGCCATCGCCTTCGGCTCGCTCGTGCCCGGGGCGCATGTGATGTCGGTGAACCCGCAGAGCACGCTGGATACACGGCTGGTGCCGTGGGAGACTCGGTACGAGGGCGGGCGGCGGCAGGACTGGACGCTGCCCTTGTCGGATGCGGCGTCGCTGACCGCCGGGCTGGGGCGGGTGAATATCTTCTACGACCCCTATCATGCGCTGGACAAGCAGCATGTAGAGCGGTTCGAGGGCGATAATATCCGGGTCTTCAACTGTCGCTATTCGGTGCACAAGACCGCCGTTTTCCTGCGCAAGATCGACGCGCTGAAGCCGGTGATGCATGCTGTACTGTTCGACGAACTGGAGGAGGCGGAGTTCTATCGGCTGTACCGCGGGCGCCGGAACCTGCCGTGGTTCAAGGGGTCGGTGGCCGCGTATTTCAAGGAAAAGGGCCGCGACGAGCTGGCCGACCGCTTCGCCATGGCCTTTCGCAAGCGGCTGAGGGCCAAGGCCCGGCGCGAGGCGCGGGCGGACGAGACGCAAAAGCCCGATGCGCCGAATCCGGACGTGGCACCGGCGGAGGCCAAGACAAAGGTCAAGCCAGAGACACGGGCCGAGGCCGAAACACAAGCCAAGCCAGAGACACAGAGCGTCGGCGTGAAGGTCATTCCGTCGCCGCCCAACCTGGGCCCGCGCAGGAACGACCGGTGCGGGATCGTGACGACGATGAAGAACGAAGGCCCGTTCATGCTGGAATGGGTGGCCTATCACCGCGCCATCGGTTTCACCGATTTCCTGATCTACACCAACGATTGCGACGATGGCACCAACCGGATCGGGATGCGGCTGGAAGAAATGGGGCTGGCCAAGCATGTCGACAACAAGATCAAGAAAGGCGGCAGCCCGCAGCGCAGCGCTCTGCGCAAGACCCTGAAGGAAGACTTCTACAAGGAGTGCGACTGGGTCATCTGCGCCGATTGCGACGAGTTTCTGAACGTGCGCGTGGGCGACCGGCGCCTGCCGGATCTGTTCGAGGCGACGGGCGAGGCGGATGCGATCTCGCTGTGCTGGAAGATCTTCGGCCGGGGCGACAAGGTGGCCTATGAGGACAAGCTGGTGACCGAGCAGTTCACCTGGTCCGCGCCCGAGGAGTACCGCGACAAGTACCGGGCGCTGGGCCTGAAGACCATGTTCCGCCCGGGACGCGGGGCCACCCGGTTCGGCGTGCACCGGCCCAAGTTCGATGACGGGCGGCCGGCGGAATTCATCTGGAAGGACGGCGGCGGCCAACTGATGCCGGAGGCGTACTACACCACCGGATGGTCGGCCTATGGCGGTTTCAGCCACGCGTTCGCGCGCCTGCATCATTACTCGGTCCGCTCGATCGACAGTTTCCTGGTCAAGCGGGACCGGGGCCGGACCAACCATGTGGATCGCGACCAGGGCGTGGCCTATTGGGCCGACATGAACCTGAGCATCGTCGAGGACAAGTCGCTGTTGCCGACGGTGGATCGCACGCGCGCGGAGTTCGACCGGCTGTTGCAGGACGACAAGCTGGCGCTGTTGCACGCCGAGGCCTGCGCCTGGCATCAGGCCAAGATCGCGACGCTGAAATCGAGCGGCGAATGGGCCGCGTTTCACGCGCTGCTAACGCAGATCAACCAGCCGGGGCAGGACCCCAAGGAATGCGTCGCCCTGTTGAAGGAGCACGCCGCGGAATGA
- a CDS encoding fasciclin domain-containing protein: protein MLRRTYLALTAATILGGASTAFAGSGKDIVDTAAEAGDFSTLLAAAEAAGLVETLKGDGPFTVFAPTDEAFAALPEGTVDTLLMPENKDQLTSILTYHVVPGKVMSGDLSDGMAAETVQGSEVTIGTEGGVTVNEANVVTADIEASNGVIHVIDGVIMPE from the coding sequence ATGCTTCGCAGAACTTATCTTGCCCTGACCGCCGCTACCATCCTCGGGGGCGCTAGCACCGCCTTTGCCGGATCCGGCAAGGACATTGTCGACACCGCCGCCGAAGCCGGCGACTTTTCCACCCTGCTCGCCGCGGCCGAGGCGGCCGGGCTGGTCGAAACGCTGAAAGGCGATGGCCCCTTCACCGTCTTCGCCCCCACGGACGAGGCCTTTGCGGCCCTGCCCGAAGGCACTGTGGACACTCTGCTGATGCCGGAAAACAAGGATCAGCTGACCAGCATCCTTACCTACCATGTCGTGCCCGGCAAGGTAATGTCCGGTGACCTGAGCGACGGCATGGCCGCCGAGACCGTACAGGGCTCCGAAGTGACCATCGGTACCGAGGGCGGCGTGACCGTCAACGAGGCCAACGTCGTCACTGCCGACATCGAGGCCTCGAACGGCGTTATCCACGTAATCGACGGCGTGATCATGCCCGAGTAA
- a CDS encoding FMN-binding glutamate synthase family protein: MDLVFEILGFLALALVLAIGVVIALALTFFVIDKTQTGDAIRRNYPVIGRFRGLFTTLGEFFRQYFFAMDREEMPFNRAQRDWVGHAAKGKGNTIAFGSTRNLNVAGTPIFVPAAFPPLDDQFSVTEPMQIGPYCRTPYMARSIFNISGMSYGAISRPAVEALSRGAAEAGIWLNTGEGGLSPYHLSGGCDVVYQIGTAKYGVRTPDGALDDDKLRKMGETEQVRMFELKLAQGAKPGKGGILPGAKVGPEIAEIRGIAVGQDSISPNRHREVNNYGELLDFIGHTREVTGKPVGFKTVVGSSEAWDEMFELIVERGPESAPDFITIDGGEGGTGAAPMPLMDLVGMPIREALTRMVDLRDRHGLKSRIRIIAAGKLVNPGDVAWAICAGADFVTSARGFMFSLGCIQALKCNRNTCPTGITTHDKHLQKGLVVEDKYLKVANYARQVIKEVETIAHSVGVAEPRLMRRRHVRIVQADGTSIPLTKIRPSVDAAQHP, translated from the coding sequence ATGGACCTGGTTTTCGAGATCCTCGGCTTTCTGGCGCTGGCCCTGGTGCTGGCGATCGGGGTCGTCATCGCGCTGGCGCTGACCTTTTTCGTCATAGACAAGACCCAGACGGGCGATGCGATCCGCCGTAATTACCCGGTGATCGGGCGGTTTCGGGGGCTGTTCACAACGCTGGGCGAGTTTTTCCGTCAGTATTTCTTTGCCATGGACCGCGAGGAAATGCCGTTCAACCGCGCGCAGCGCGACTGGGTCGGTCATGCGGCGAAAGGCAAGGGCAACACCATCGCCTTCGGCTCGACGCGAAACCTGAACGTGGCGGGCACGCCGATTTTCGTGCCGGCGGCCTTTCCGCCGCTGGATGACCAGTTCTCGGTGACCGAGCCGATGCAGATCGGACCCTATTGCCGGACGCCTTACATGGCGCGGTCGATCTTCAACATCTCGGGGATGAGCTATGGTGCCATCTCGCGCCCCGCCGTCGAGGCGCTGAGCCGGGGCGCGGCGGAGGCGGGCATCTGGCTGAACACCGGGGAAGGCGGCCTGAGCCCCTATCACCTGTCGGGCGGGTGCGACGTGGTTTACCAGATCGGGACGGCGAAATACGGGGTGCGGACGCCGGACGGTGCACTGGACGACGACAAGCTGCGCAAGATGGGCGAGACCGAGCAGGTCAGGATGTTCGAGTTGAAGCTGGCGCAGGGCGCGAAGCCCGGCAAGGGCGGCATCCTGCCCGGTGCCAAGGTCGGGCCGGAGATCGCAGAGATCCGCGGGATTGCGGTGGGGCAGGACAGTATTTCGCCCAACCGGCACCGGGAGGTGAACAATTACGGCGAGCTTTTGGATTTCATCGGCCATACCCGCGAGGTCACGGGCAAGCCCGTCGGCTTCAAGACCGTGGTGGGGTCGAGCGAGGCGTGGGACGAGATGTTCGAGCTGATCGTCGAGCGTGGGCCTGAAAGCGCGCCGGATTTCATCACCATCGACGGGGGTGAGGGCGGCACGGGCGCGGCGCCGATGCCGCTGATGGACTTGGTGGGGATGCCCATTCGCGAGGCGCTGACCCGGATGGTGGATTTGCGCGACCGGCACGGGCTGAAGAGCCGCATCCGGATCATCGCGGCGGGCAAGCTGGTCAATCCCGGCGACGTGGCCTGGGCGATCTGCGCGGGCGCGGATTTCGTGACCTCGGCGCGAGGGTTCATGTTCTCGCTTGGCTGCATTCAGGCGTTGAAGTGCAACCGCAACACCTGTCCCACCGGGATCACCACCCATGACAAGCATTTGCAAAAAGGGCTGGTGGTCGAGGACAAGTACCTCAAGGTCGCCAATTACGCGCGGCAGGTCATCAAGGAAGTCGAGACCATCGCGCATTCCGTGGGCGTGGCAGAACCGCGGCTGATGCGGCGACGGCATGTACGGATCGTTCAGGCGGACGGTACGTCGATCCCGCTGACCAAGATCCGGCCCAGCGTGGATGCGGCGCAGCATCCGTGA
- the msrP gene encoding protein-methionine-sulfoxide reductase catalytic subunit MsrP — MAHRWKNTLRDKDVTDEAAFLNRRQLMAGAAAGMGLAGIGAAQARAQDLEPTSYEDVTTYNNYYEFGTGKGDPVKNAHMLTTEPWSVTIDGLVDRPGSYAFEDIMARMTVEERIYRFRCVEAWSMVVPWNGFELADLLEMAGVQSNAKYVAFETALRPDEMPGVKYPVLDWPYVEGLRLDEAMHPLTIMATGIYGKEIPNQNGAPLRLVVPWKYGFKSIKSIVRITLTEAEPPTSWNKANAREYGFYSNVNPEVDHPRWSQASERVIGSGLFARRQDTLMFNGYADEVASLYAGMDLKANF; from the coding sequence ATGGCCCATCGTTGGAAGAACACACTGCGCGACAAGGATGTGACCGACGAGGCCGCGTTCCTGAACCGGCGGCAGTTGATGGCCGGGGCCGCGGCGGGCATGGGGCTGGCCGGTATAGGCGCGGCCCAGGCGCGAGCGCAGGACTTGGAGCCGACCTCTTATGAGGATGTCACCACCTACAACAACTACTACGAGTTCGGCACTGGCAAGGGCGACCCGGTGAAGAATGCGCATATGCTTACGACCGAGCCGTGGAGCGTGACCATTGACGGGCTGGTGGACCGGCCCGGAAGCTATGCCTTCGAGGATATCATGGCCAGGATGACGGTGGAGGAGCGCATCTATCGCTTCCGCTGTGTCGAGGCGTGGTCGATGGTGGTGCCGTGGAACGGGTTCGAGCTGGCCGATCTGCTGGAGATGGCGGGCGTGCAGTCGAACGCCAAGTATGTCGCCTTCGAGACCGCGCTGCGCCCGGACGAGATGCCGGGGGTGAAATACCCGGTGCTGGACTGGCCCTATGTCGAGGGTCTGCGGCTGGACGAGGCGATGCATCCGCTGACGATCATGGCGACGGGGATTTACGGGAAAGAGATCCCGAACCAGAACGGCGCGCCGCTGCGGTTGGTGGTGCCGTGGAAATACGGCTTCAAGTCGATCAAGTCGATCGTGCGGATCACCCTGACCGAGGCCGAACCGCCGACCAGCTGGAACAAGGCGAACGCGCGGGAATACGGGTTCTACAGCAATGTGAACCCCGAGGTGGACCACCCGCGCTGGAGCCAGGCGAGCGAGCGGGTCATCGGATCGGGGCTGTTTGCGCGCCGGCAGGACACGCTGATGTTCAACGGGTATGCTGATGAGGTGGCCAGCCTTTATGCGGGGATGGATCTGAAGGCCAACTTCTGA
- a CDS encoding DUF2306 domain-containing protein, with protein sequence MTLDPLLSASPMIVAHTLAALAAIVLGAMQLTLPKGTGLHRGVGMIWVALMLVVAASSLWIHTMQVIGPFSPIHILSVIVLISAPLGLYYAWAGQITAHRRTMQQLFAIALIGAGLFTLWPGRIMHQVIFGP encoded by the coding sequence ATGACGCTCGATCCGTTGCTCAGCGCCAGCCCGATGATCGTGGCCCACACGCTGGCCGCCCTCGCGGCCATCGTACTTGGGGCGATGCAGTTGACCCTGCCCAAGGGCACCGGCCTGCATCGCGGCGTCGGCATGATATGGGTGGCGCTGATGCTGGTCGTCGCCGCATCCAGCTTGTGGATCCACACGATGCAAGTAATCGGCCCGTTCAGCCCGATCCACATCCTGTCGGTCATCGTCCTGATCTCGGCACCGCTTGGCCTCTACTATGCATGGGCCGGACAGATCACCGCCCACCGCCGCACCATGCAACAGCTTTTCGCCATCGCGCTGATCGGCGCGGGGCTTTTCACCCTCTGGCCGGGTCGCATCATGCACCAGGTCATTTTCGGGCCCTGA
- the msrQ gene encoding protein-methionine-sulfoxide reductase heme-binding subunit MsrQ has translation MGILTAARDHLNRALRWVPTWPIYVVSLGYAAWMLWLGIQNRLGADPVKVLEHEMGEMALYLLVAGLVVTPLRKLAGVNLLKFRRALGLACFFFLVCHLLVWAVLDVQRIDRVWADIVKRPYITVGMAAFVLLIPLAVTSNNLSVRKMGAAGWARLHQLVYPAAILGGVHYVMLVKGWQIRPLLFLAVIAGLIAWRFLMTRKKAARRAQTAS, from the coding sequence GTGGGCATCTTGACCGCCGCGCGGGATCACCTGAACCGGGCGCTGCGCTGGGTGCCGACGTGGCCCATTTACGTGGTGAGCTTGGGCTATGCCGCGTGGATGCTGTGGCTGGGCATTCAGAACCGGCTGGGCGCGGACCCCGTAAAGGTGCTGGAACACGAGATGGGGGAGATGGCGCTGTACCTGCTGGTGGCGGGGCTGGTGGTGACGCCGCTGCGCAAGCTGGCGGGGGTGAACCTTTTGAAGTTTCGCCGGGCGCTGGGACTGGCGTGCTTCTTCTTCTTGGTGTGTCACCTGCTGGTCTGGGCGGTGCTGGATGTGCAGCGCATCGACCGGGTGTGGGCCGATATCGTGAAGCGGCCTTATATCACCGTCGGCATGGCGGCTTTCGTACTGCTGATTCCTCTGGCGGTGACCTCGAACAATCTGTCGGTCCGCAAGATGGGGGCGGCGGGTTGGGCCCGGCTGCACCAGCTGGTCTATCCGGCGGCGATCCTGGGCGGGGTCCATTACGTGATGCTTGTGAAGGGCTGGCAAATCCGGCCGCTGTTGTTTTTGGCGGTGATCGCGGGCCTGATTGCGTGGCGATTCCTGATGACGCGCAAAAAAGCGGCACGGCGGGCCCAGACTGCTTCGTGA
- a CDS encoding dTDP-4-dehydrorhamnose 3,5-epimerase family protein, whose amino-acid sequence MTKSKNLLEETLAAAIVDPSTVETDGTPKLKYAEGTREHKSRTHVDNRGTVTELFDTRWNWHPEPINFVYTYTIRPGLAKGWGLHKEHEDRYFLLDGRMEIVCYDVRPDSKTYGEISKIILCQENPRIISIPAFVWHANVNIGNSDVRVINFPTQPYDHAKPDKVRLPINTDLIPYTFPPGINGW is encoded by the coding sequence ATGACCAAATCAAAAAACCTGCTGGAAGAAACGCTTGCGGCGGCCATCGTCGATCCGTCGACAGTTGAAACCGATGGCACGCCGAAACTGAAATACGCGGAAGGGACTCGCGAGCACAAAAGCCGCACCCATGTCGACAATCGCGGCACGGTGACGGAGCTTTTCGATACGCGCTGGAACTGGCATCCCGAGCCGATCAATTTCGTCTATACCTACACGATCCGGCCGGGTCTGGCGAAAGGCTGGGGCCTGCACAAGGAACACGAGGATCGGTATTTCCTGCTGGACGGTCGGATGGAGATCGTCTGTTACGACGTGCGCCCCGACAGCAAGACCTACGGCGAGATATCGAAGATCATTCTGTGCCAAGAAAACCCCAGGATCATCAGCATCCCGGCCTTCGTCTGGCATGCGAACGTCAATATCGGCAATTCGGATGTGCGGGTTATCAATTTTCCGACGCAGCCCTACGATCACGCCAAGCCGGACAAGGTGCGCCTGCCGATCAATACCGACCTGATCCCCTATACGTTCCCGCCGGGTATCAACGGCTGGTAG
- a CDS encoding glycosyltransferase family A protein yields the protein MPRTLILCPTHDHADTLFASVASVRAQQDPDWELVVICDGAPDRSIEILEATRAADPRVRFVAHPKGARLGEAYRDPIVRGSDAEFICHIGDDDLWCDTHLGVMRRMLENADYAMQGTLECEAGGTWVWNFAHSGTNGARALAHHDPPAIPTAGLNPFAVRRAAYERLESGWRPAPPGLGSDVNMCVQYVRRDDMRIASSAVTSFVKLPSRLKRQAFNPTERLIDLMPVLAQINRESYLPGCRRDAVIGTPVMRALYHADAGACASLEAALAMIGIRAVAPQAAPGIVTGADMMDVPLTPSQSLQCRMAWLLLRVGCTRSADQELAVTAAQGISWLLTPYLETWGQYAPDPALEAARRLRRAHVETEVMTAFIIRTLILQRDLSAAEAELSAASDTWADTGWFLQMRAWYSDAERRKPRDA from the coding sequence GTGCCACGAACCCTGATCCTTTGCCCGACGCATGATCATGCCGACACGCTGTTTGCGTCGGTGGCCAGCGTGCGGGCGCAGCAGGATCCGGATTGGGAACTGGTAGTGATCTGCGACGGCGCGCCCGACCGCAGCATCGAGATCCTGGAGGCGACCCGCGCCGCCGACCCGCGCGTGCGCTTTGTCGCGCATCCGAAGGGCGCGCGTCTGGGCGAAGCCTATCGCGACCCCATCGTGCGTGGATCGGATGCCGAGTTCATCTGCCATATCGGCGATGACGACCTGTGGTGCGACACGCACCTTGGCGTCATGCGGCGAATGCTGGAGAATGCGGATTACGCGATGCAGGGCACGCTGGAGTGTGAGGCGGGCGGCACATGGGTGTGGAACTTCGCGCATTCCGGCACGAATGGAGCACGCGCGCTGGCGCATCACGATCCTCCCGCCATTCCGACAGCGGGACTGAACCCCTTTGCCGTGCGGCGCGCCGCCTATGAACGGCTGGAAAGCGGCTGGAGGCCAGCGCCGCCGGGGCTCGGGTCTGACGTCAACATGTGCGTGCAATATGTGCGGCGGGACGACATGCGCATCGCCAGCAGCGCCGTGACGAGTTTCGTCAAGCTGCCCTCGCGGCTGAAGCGGCAGGCCTTCAATCCGACGGAACGGCTGATAGACCTGATGCCGGTCTTGGCGCAGATCAATCGCGAAAGTTATCTGCCCGGATGCCGGCGCGATGCGGTGATCGGCACCCCGGTCATGCGCGCGCTTTATCATGCCGATGCGGGCGCTTGCGCCTCGCTGGAAGCGGCACTTGCGATGATTGGTATCCGTGCCGTGGCACCACAAGCGGCCCCCGGGATCGTCACCGGTGCCGACATGATGGACGTGCCCTTGACCCCGTCGCAAAGCCTGCAATGCCGCATGGCGTGGCTGTTGCTGCGCGTGGGCTGCACCCGGTCCGCAGACCAGGAGCTGGCCGTGACGGCGGCGCAGGGCATAAGCTGGCTTTTGACGCCCTATCTCGAAACCTGGGGCCAGTATGCGCCGGACCCGGCACTGGAGGCGGCACGGCGTTTGCGCCGCGCGCATGTCGAGACCGAAGTGATGACGGCGTTCATCATCCGGACCCTGATCCTGCAAAGAGACCTGAGTGCCGCCGAGGCGGAACTGTCGGCTGCGTCGGACACCTGGGCCGATACGGGATGGTTCTTGCAGATGCGCGCCTGGTACAGCGATGCCGAACGGCGTAAACCCCGCGACGCGTGA
- a CDS encoding DUF2252 domain-containing protein: MAKAKSGNSKKVEPPEPPEKSIDDRYERRSKAFARLSAGIAAGKYLVPPKFLEGQARRLHVRTTIREDHSARISESSKEAQDKFDKLSDGLFHFFRGTALLFYRDMAGEDGHMPTVMALGDVHPENFGVMPDRNGAPIFGVNDFDETTYAPFSWDIKRGAVGFWIAALEEGDLKPKKARKIVRKFVQGYALAMQRYANKSTESNDAYRIDNSPKVIQRLFEQAWEERKDWLWDDYLTPNGRGFRSDDELQPLSTEVDKFQKAINDLARSNGIDAPDRAGELKVKDVCVRHGQGTASLGLPRYYVLIEGPSQDATDDIIIEFKAARRSALDGLTPPNAFDAGKQAERIKHGQRVQLAHGDIFYGAVEIDGKSFMSRERAPFRDDIDLDDLSFKSWKHYAKVCGAALAQAHALSDDLGRIDYDVEPSIMDAISPLELFVDDIVRFTEEAVERLERDHAFFREDHKHGAFDSLDVVFR; the protein is encoded by the coding sequence ATGGCCAAGGCGAAATCAGGAAACTCCAAGAAAGTCGAGCCGCCAGAGCCGCCGGAAAAGTCGATCGATGACCGTTATGAGCGGCGATCCAAGGCCTTTGCGCGGCTGAGCGCGGGCATTGCTGCGGGAAAGTATCTTGTCCCGCCAAAGTTTCTGGAAGGCCAGGCGCGCCGGCTTCACGTGCGAACGACGATCCGGGAAGATCATTCCGCGCGAATCTCGGAAAGCTCGAAAGAAGCGCAGGACAAGTTCGACAAGCTGTCGGACGGCCTGTTTCATTTTTTCCGGGGCACGGCGTTGCTCTTCTATCGCGACATGGCGGGCGAGGATGGCCACATGCCCACGGTGATGGCGCTGGGGGATGTGCATCCGGAGAATTTCGGCGTCATGCCCGACCGGAACGGGGCGCCGATTTTTGGCGTGAACGATTTCGACGAGACGACCTATGCGCCGTTCAGCTGGGACATCAAGCGCGGCGCCGTGGGTTTTTGGATCGCGGCGCTGGAAGAAGGCGATCTCAAGCCGAAAAAGGCACGCAAGATCGTTCGAAAATTCGTCCAAGGCTACGCTTTGGCCATGCAGCGTTACGCCAACAAGTCGACGGAAAGCAACGATGCCTACCGTATCGACAATTCGCCGAAGGTCATCCAGCGGCTGTTCGAGCAGGCGTGGGAGGAGCGCAAGGATTGGCTTTGGGATGACTACCTGACGCCGAACGGCCGTGGCTTTCGGTCGGATGACGAGTTGCAGCCGCTGTCGACCGAAGTCGACAAGTTCCAAAAGGCGATCAACGACTTGGCCAGGTCCAACGGTATCGACGCGCCGGATCGCGCCGGGGAGCTGAAGGTCAAGGACGTCTGCGTGCGGCACGGCCAAGGCACGGCCTCGCTTGGCTTGCCACGGTATTACGTGCTGATCGAAGGGCCGTCGCAGGATGCGACCGACGACATTATTATCGAGTTCAAGGCCGCGCGCCGGTCAGCACTGGACGGGTTGACGCCGCCCAACGCATTTGATGCCGGAAAGCAGGCCGAGCGGATAAAGCACGGGCAGCGCGTGCAACTCGCGCATGGCGATATCTTTTACGGCGCTGTCGAGATCGACGGCAAAAGTTTCATGAGCCGCGAGCGGGCGCCGTTTCGCGATGACATCGACCTTGATGACCTGAGCTTCAAGTCGTGGAAGCATTATGCGAAGGTCTGTGGCGCTGCGCTGGCGCAGGCGCATGCGTTATCGGACGACTTGGGGCGAATCGATTACGACGTCGAGCCGTCTATCATGGACGCTATCTCGCCTTTGGAATTGTTCGTCGATGACATCGTCCGATTCACCGAGGAAGCGGTCGAGCGGCTGGAGCGCGACCACGCGTTTTTCCGTGAGGACCACAAGCATGGGGCATTTGACAGTCTTGATGTCGTGTTCCGGTGA
- a CDS encoding ABC transporter substrate-binding protein has translation MKLKSILAATAMTALGAMAHAEGVKVGMITTLSGGGAGLGIDVRDGFLLAVKMSGNEGIEVVVEDDQRKPDIAVQLADKMIQSEKVDVLTGIIWSNLAMAVVPAATAQGKFYLSPNAGPSALAGKGCNPNYFNVAWQNDNLHEAAGGYANSAGFENSFILAPNYPAGQDALTGYKRIYEGELAGEVFTQLGQTDYAAEIAQIRASGADSVFFFLPGGMGISFLKQYADSGVDLPVVGPAFSFDQGILQAVGDAAMGVKNTSQWNKDLDNEANVEFVAAFQEEYGRLPSLYASQGYDTANLLLSAMSKADVADADAFRAALKEADFESTRGDFEFSSNNHPVQDIYVREVIKEGDVYTNKIIDTALEDHSNVYVEECEM, from the coding sequence ATGAAACTGAAATCCATCCTGGCCGCGACGGCCATGACCGCGCTTGGCGCGATGGCCCATGCCGAGGGCGTGAAGGTGGGCATGATCACAACGCTGTCGGGCGGCGGCGCCGGCCTTGGCATCGACGTGCGCGACGGCTTTCTGCTGGCGGTCAAGATGTCGGGCAACGAGGGTATCGAGGTCGTGGTCGAGGATGACCAGCGCAAGCCCGATATCGCCGTGCAACTGGCCGACAAGATGATCCAGTCCGAAAAGGTCGATGTGCTGACCGGCATCATCTGGTCGAACCTCGCCATGGCCGTGGTGCCCGCCGCTACCGCGCAGGGCAAGTTCTACCTGTCTCCCAACGCGGGCCCCTCGGCGCTGGCCGGCAAGGGCTGCAACCCCAATTATTTCAACGTGGCGTGGCAGAACGACAACCTGCACGAGGCCGCGGGCGGCTATGCCAACTCTGCCGGGTTCGAGAACAGCTTTATCCTCGCGCCTAACTATCCCGCGGGGCAGGACGCGCTGACCGGCTACAAGCGCATCTACGAGGGTGAGCTGGCAGGCGAGGTCTTTACCCAGCTGGGCCAGACCGACTATGCCGCCGAGATCGCCCAGATCCGCGCCTCGGGCGCCGACAGCGTATTCTTCTTCCTGCCGGGCGGGATGGGCATCTCGTTCCTCAAGCAATATGCCGACAGCGGCGTGGACCTGCCGGTCGTCGGCCCTGCGTTTAGCTTTGATCAGGGCATCCTGCAGGCCGTTGGCGATGCGGCGATGGGCGTCAAGAACACCAGCCAATGGAACAAGGACCTCGACAACGAGGCGAATGTGGAATTCGTCGCCGCCTTCCAGGAAGAATACGGCCGCTTGCCCTCGCTTTACGCATCTCAAGGCTACGACACCGCGAACCTGCTGCTGTCGGCCATGTCCAAGGCGGACGTAGCGGACGCCGATGCGTTCCGCGCCGCGCTGAAAGAGGCCGATTTCGAGTCCACGCGGGGCGATTTCGAGTTTTCGTCAAACAACCACCCCGTACAGGACATCTATGTCCGCGAGGTGATCAAGGAGGGCGACGTCTACACCAACAAGATCATCGACACCGCGCTGGAGGATCACTCCAACGTCTACGTCGAAGAGTGCGAGATGTAA